The DNA region AAACATATTCCAGCACCTCCGAGGCCGGAGTTCCCGGGTAGCCCGCCACCACCTTCGCCCCCGCTTCAATCGCCCCCCTGCCCATCGCCTCATTGCCCATCAGGTACTCTTTCTCCGCCATTAATGCCTCCATTATTTCGCTGGTAATTTGCCGTTGTTTGGCCTATTCGTGCCGGGGTATTACTATCGCCTCGCCTTCCAGCACTACGGTGCCATCCTGATTGCGGCAGATGGTTTTCAGGTGAACGCGGTTTCGTTCCGGTATCTTTTCCACCACCTCCACCTCCGCCTCGATGACATCGCCAAACTTAACCGGCGCTCTGAATTTCAAGCTCTGGGACACGTAGATATTGCCCGGGCCGGGCAGTTTGATGCCCAGCACTGCCGATATCAGACTTGCGGTTAACATGCCGTGGGCGATTC from Chloroflexota bacterium includes:
- a CDS encoding MaoC family dehydratase, yielding MLQGKTIDQLNIGDRASISKLITERDVIRFAELTGDINPIHMDKLYAEQAVFGERIAHGMLTASLISAVLGIKLPGPGNIYVSQSLKFRAPVKFGDVIEAEVEVVEKIPERNRVHLKTICRNQDGTVVLEGEAIVIPRHE